A section of the Tenrec ecaudatus isolate mTenEca1 chromosome 10, mTenEca1.hap1, whole genome shotgun sequence genome encodes:
- the TMEM252 gene encoding transmembrane protein 252, protein MQPKTSCVLCALTLLAGFLAVCLGAFFISSGPRAGCCWWNLVAAYLLLPLGFLALLSGICWSTYSQLSKSKRMGRHLLRQDRAQGVLATVDRPDGCPPAYEESLAIDPPTWWSGRAAPEAPPPAYTETDPGHGIDIEAPPPTKSPQQVQQLSLHPEH, encoded by the exons ATGCAACCCAAGACCAGCTGCGTGCTCTGTGCCCTCACACTCCTCGCCGGCTTCCTGGCCGTCTGCCTGGGCGCCTTCTTCATCTCCTCTGGCCCCCGGGCGGGCTGCTGCTGGTGGAACCTGGTGGCGGCCTACCTGCTCCTGCCGCTGGGCTTCCTGGCCCTTCTGAGCGGGATCTGCTGGAGCACTTACAGCCAGCTGAGCAAGAGCAAGAGGATGGGTCGCCACCTGCTCCGCCAGGACCGGGCTCAGGGGGTCCTGGCCACGGTGGACAG GCCAGACGGCTGCCCTCCAGCCTACGAAGAGAGCCTGGCCATAGACCCACCGACCTGGTGGTCGGGCAGGGCAGCCCCTGAGGCACCCCCACCAGCGTACACAGAGACGGACCCGGGCCATGGCATTGACATTGAGGCCCCTCCCCCTACGAAGAGTCCCCAGCAGGTGCAGCAGCTGTCACTGCATCCGGAACACTGA